The sequence TAGTAGCTTTAATACAATATTCCTATCAGGGAATAAAGCAAGCAACATTTTCAATGTAGCCCTCGCTTGATTACCTAAACCTATAACTCCTATCTTATTAAAACCTTTCTTACTTAAAAGCTTAATCGAATGTGCAGCAACTGCTCCAGTACGCATGGTGGTTATATAATTTCCATCCAACAATGATTTCAGACGACCAGTTTCATAGTCATAAAGCAAAATCTGACTATCCAAAGCTGGATTTCTGGAAGGATACCTAGTTACTACTTTTACTCCCCCACTATTATCTTGGGGGAGTATAGAAGGCATCACATTATAAAAAACATCTTCCGTTGGTTTCATGCTAATTTTTGCAGGTAACATCACATTCCCTTTGTTTTCGAGCATATCACCTACCCATTTATAACACTGAATTGGTTCTATATTTAATTTCATAATGTCGGTATGTGTTAAAATTTTCATTTCCTTTCCTCCCCCTTAACTAATTTTTAGTCCAATATTTCTTTTAATGCTGCTACCAATTTATTATTTTCTTCCGGACGTTTTACTGCAATTCGAATATATTCACCGTCAAAACCATTTTTTGAAGATAAATCTTTAATTAATAAATCATATTGATCTAGTAACTTTTCTGTTACTTCTTTTGCTGTATGCTTTCCAACAACTTCACACATTAAATAGTTAGCCTGCGACGGTACAACTCGCACATTCTTAACAGTTGAAAGTTCCTCAATGTATTCTCTTCTAACATCTTTAAACTTTCTCATAGCTTCTTCATAATCACTCTTATACTTCTCGAAAATTTGCATATAAAATTCTCCGAAGGAATTAATATTCCAGATAGCTATATCATTCTTCATAAAATTGATGAGTTCCGCATTAAGGGAAGCCAAAACCCCTAGACGAAGCCCTGGTACTCCAAAGGACTTTGAAATACTTTTAATGACAACTAGATCCGGATAGCTATTTAATACCTCTTCATTTAATAGGGTGGCGTTTTCCTCTTCTGCAAAATCAACAAAAGATTCATCTACAATAAAAGTAATCTCTCTATTTTCTGCCCATTCTGCAACCTTTAATATATCGACTTTTTTGATGTAATTTCCAGAAGGATTATCAGGATTAATTAATAATAAAATAGAAATATCCTTATCCACATAGAAGTCCATTAAGTCTTCAGCAGTATAGGAATAATTGTTTTTATTAGGATAATATGGAACAATTTCATCAGAACGTTTACGATTTGGATATTCCTCAAATGTTGGAAGAGCCATTCCAATCTTTCCAGGAAGTCTTTCCATTAATGATTTAATAATTTCAGCTGCGCCGTTCCCTACAACTACATGTTCCTTTTTTAATCCAAAATATTTTGCAGCTAAGAGGCTGTTAACACCCATACCTGACGGATAATCACAAATTAAACGTTCAAAATTTGCTTTTATTTCATCTTGTAATTTTCGAGGCGGATAAAATGGATTAACTAGGTAACAAAAGTCTATTAAATGTGGGTATCTCCAATAACCACCATACCTACTCTGTATTCTTTTTAACTTATCTTCAGTAGAGGTTGTGAATATTGATTCAGCAATGTCAAGGTCCTGTATATCATCTATTTCATACCATGAATCATCACCAAGGATGGTTGCTTTTATATCTGGTCGGTCTAATAGTGTAATCACTTTAAGTACTTGTTCATAATATTCGTTATTTCCTAGCGCTTTACTATATGCTTCTAAAAATGGAACGTAATGAGTAGTTGAAAACTCTTTGCTAAATTTATAGATATTAACTGTTTTGAAGTAGCTTTTAATATCCTCATATTTAAAATCTTTTTTTCCTAAAAAGCTTTTTATGTTATTTTCCTCATCTAAAGTCACTACTGTTCCATCCATCCAACTTTCATACTTAGCTACTAATGCAAGACTTGGATAAGGATCCTCAATAATTTGATTTAACACGGAATCTTCAAAAATAAGGTCAGATTCAAGAAGGAGTGTATCTTCTTTCAACAGATAGTCTCTCGCCATATAAAGCGAATAGATATTATTCGTTTTATCATATATTTCATTTTCTACATACTCTATCGGTGTATTGATTCCCAACGTCGAAATAAAGTCGATAAGTTCTTTTCCTTTATAACCAACTACTACAACAATTTTCGAAAGTTCAACCTTATCCAATTGGCAAAGCATCCTTTCAATCATCGTCATACCGTTTACTTTAACCATACTTTTCGTGTTATTATTAGTTAACTCTTTTAGGCGCTTTCCCATTCCTGCGGCTAATATAATTGATTGCATTATACTCGATCCTTCCTTTGAAACTATTTAAAACATCTGAGTGGCATATACTTAATAAAAAAATTTCTTTTGTCTTATAATTTCAGTATCACAAGCTATAATTTTTTTGTATGTATTTAACGTATTGCAGCAAGCGTGTTGATTAACCAAATAGTGCACAAAAATATGCAAAAAACAGATAACTCAGGTTGAATGTAAGTTGTGACACCAACATTTACGAAACGAGGTCATCCCCATAAATAATGATACCACGCTTCAGACACTGACTAAAAGATTTCTACCAGAAGAAAATTTACAGGCAATCCTGAACGATTTCCAATATGAAAAAACCACCCGCAATTACTCGGTTTCTGTTTTTCTATCCTAGTTCATCCAATCAATCGGCTGTGAATAAGTGGATGAGCCTTCACCATGAATCCAATCCTGAGAGAACTTTAAGACTAACTTCCGTTGATCATTCGTTCCTCTCTAAACATTTGAAAGGGCTGGAATCTGCTATCTTGGACATCTTCAGCAATAAAATGACCCCGGCAGCCAGATTCACTGAAGCTTCCAAAATTACTTCTCTCTATTTATTCCACGACGAATACAGTAGAGAAAAGTGGCTTACCTTGTCCTCCATATAACGGGGAACGGGCAGGGATCAAACTGCATGTCGCGCTGCTGAATAATACCGACATGCCCCTCCGTGATGTGGAGACCACCAGTTTAAAGCAATAAGGCCCTATCAGAAAAGAGCAAGAAAATCCGCGTTTACTTCTAGTCGGCGGGCTTATTTCTCGATCGACAAGGTAGATGACTATCTGGAAAATGATCAGGATTTCATCTAATGTCTGAAGACCAACATCCAGTTGAAAAGTAAGAAATCATTGAAAGGTAGCCGTCCAAAGGACACGAACGTGACTGCAGAATTCATGTGCACGCTTGGTACACTGTAGTAACAGACTCAGAAACGACAGCGAATGGATGGTGCAGTTTCTGGACTATGAGGGCAAGAGTCTCAGCGTTGTGACGAGTCTGAAGAACATAACGAATCAAGAGATTTCCAATTTTCACAAGTCTCTCTTGGTCATCGAATTCTTCTTCCACTGTGTAATGCAGTATCAGAACGTACCGGTTCTCTATGGAACCACTTAAAATGCCGTTTTCAATCAATTCTTCATCATATTGATTATCTATAACTTCCTAAAATTCCTTCACACAAGCGCCCAAGAAAGTTACTTCCAAGTCATTTTCCTTTACAGGCTTTTTGCGCCTGCTTCTTTGCGCTCGAATGGCGTTTGGAAATCAGGAAACAACTCGTGTGACAACAGAAAGTAACAATAGATTATCTATATAATTTCGGATAAACAACACGCATAAAAAAATACAATCATTAAATTCCATGTATTTTTTAGGTTACGAGACTCATTGTGAGATGAAGATTTATAATTGCACACACTGAGAATACGACGCAAAATTGAAGGAATAACCCCTTGTCTCCCTTTGATCGTATCCAAACACTATCCTTCATAGCGTAAATCACACCAATCGAAGCATCGAATATTGCACGGAATGGTAACACCAAGCGATTGCCTATGAACTGAGGCGCGGTTCGACGACTTAGCTGAGGACCGTAGGGCTACAATTTACTGTCTATTTCGTTGACACAGAACAGGCGGTATACGAACGCAATTGGCTGAACTGCGGGGCTAAAAGTAAGCTGCTCACAATCGGTGAATTCATGAGTTCGCTTGTGATCGGATTATCCATCATGGCTGGTCGCCGGATGCCTACTTTGGCTTTGCTGGAAGAAAAGCCGGCTGGAGAAACAAATTTATTATCTCCACCAAGACGTTATACATCTTATAGATGCGATGAGCGTCCGGAATATCGATTTACCAATAAAATCAGACGAGACAAAGACCATGTAGGTCCGTTAAAACTAGTATATTTGTGGCCAAAGGATTGACGAGCGCCTTACTGAAGTAGAGGATCGCATTGAATCCGGTCACATTAAGATCGAAACGGCAGAGGGTATGAAACTCGGCGATAAGGCCTTGTTGACGTCCACCGAGAGAAAAAACGAGACACTACTACTCCAGGGATTACACATAATTAAAAACGACTATTTCCGTCACCCTTTGTTCCTAACGAGCGAAAATCGAAAGAGCGCTACAACGGATATCTTTGAAGTAATATTCCACAGGAAAAGCGGTAGCCGATTTATCTACTAAACCATTAGACGCGTCTATAAAACACTTATATAGTTACCAGGAAAATTCTAGAATACCAACAGTGCGCTGTTCAGTTTAAGATATAGATGCCGGAGCTGTAAGAGAATCACAGAGATAAATACAAGGTAGAAACAGCTTGTTAAGAGTTAAAAGGAGATATATCCATTGATGAACACACTGGATTTTATCTACTTGGTTATTTTATTATTGCCATTTAAGATATATTTTTAAGCACTTTGTGGTACCTTAATAAAATTTAACTTTCACTTAATCTGTTGGGAAATATACTTATGAATTTCACTTCCGCAATTCCCATCAGTATTTACCAAAGATTTGATATACCTATTAAGCCGTTTATTTGCTAACGGATCTTCATTTTTAATTACCAAGTCTACAAACTCCACAATGCTTAATGAACTTTCAAAGTAGCACGACAGTATATCACTGTTTAAAAACTTTTTTCTTTCTTCTATAATAAAATTCCCTATAATTAAAATTGGTTTTCCACTCATTATATACGATTGAATCAAAGAACTATTCTCAGAAATTAAAGCATCTGAAAATTTAAAGGATATATCAAAATTTGATCTATTATCTAGAATACATGAGTCGCTTTCTAAAACTATTTTTTTTATTTTAATATACTCGTCAAAATAGGAAGGTTTCATCGCTTTTATTGTAGTTTCTAATAGCGGATGGGGCCTCCATATTAACGTTACACCCTTTTTTTTGATAAGTAAGTTAATATTTTCTGCTAAACGAGGAAGATAATTATCAATATTTAATAAACTATCTATTGTACTACTTAACAAAATAACTTTATTGGTTCCTATTTTTTCATTCCATTCAGATGGTAATTGAATCTCTTTTCTATTAAGTTTTAACGCTGCATCAACTTTAGGAGAACCTAGCACGACTAATTTGTTTTCATCTACATCGTTTTCTTTATATACTTCTTTTAACATATGTGATTGTAAAATTATTTTATCGGCGTTTGCCACCCCTTTATTTATACAAAACGATGCAGATTGCCTTATATCACTATATGGACTAGCGATGAAGTAAGGAACATACACAAGCATATTTGTAAACCTCTTCAATTGGCTAGTATAGAATTCCGGAGATATTGAGGTAACCAGATTTTGATCATCGTAAGGGTTGTGAATATAGATAATATCCGGGTTTCTTTTACTGATATCATAATCTTCATAGGAAATTATTGGAATATTATTATTTAAAAAGTTATCACCTTCATACTGCCTATTTTTCAGCAACCCTTGAGTATCTCTTTCATAGTAAGGGATTGGCAAAACAAAGCTATTACAATTATCGTCTTCTTGAGATGCTTGCCATATACTTTCTAAAGAATCCCACATGGAATATTTATAAGGAAGAAACAAAACTTCTTTTTTAACTTCTTTTTCATTGCTCAACATAATTTTCAATTGATCAATACATGCAATAATATTTTCAGCTTCTTCGCATACTTTATTATTCGAATTAATGTTTTGTAAAAGTATATTGAAGTTGTTTTTCACACGATTTATAACAACATAATATTCCTTATTACGCTCGTTACTAATACTTCCCTCTATTGTGAAGGCGATTGAGTTAATGGCCTCCAAACAGTCCCTAGCTACTATATATGCAGTATCCTGATCTCCTCTCCTCGTAAAAGAAGCACCTTCTTTAATGGTAGATAGCAATTCTGTAATTTGATTTCTAATTTGAATCCTCATTTTAAAACTTCCCTTACTTTTTCTCGTCCATTTTTACTAAGATGATAACTTTTACAATAAAGTAATTCTATACTTTTTGAATTATTCATAACTTTTGCTTGCTCGCTAATTTTAATATATAAATTTTCTTCTGTTAGGCTTAACTTGTTGGCAGTTCCTTTGAAGATCAAATTATATAAATTATTTAAGGACTGATCGTATTTTATTTCATACAAAAATTCTCTTAGCCCTAAAGAATTATTAGTTATAGATAGTATAATAAAATCTGTGATACTGAATATTCCTGTTGCCAATACTTCGATAGCTTTGTTCCCATCTCGATCTACAAAGTAATTCAGAACTTCATTTTCACGATTATCTAACAATAAGTTTTTAAGTAGCAAAGCATCATGTTGCACTTCAGTTAATGACTCTGTAAGTAGCGAGCGACTGAGCTTTTGAACATCCATATTTGGAATAGCTAATAAAATTTTAATAACCTTTAAGGGAGTCATGGACTTCTCTTTTAACAAATTATTATTTAGAAACACAGACAATTCTTCTAGAGTTGTCTGGCTCGCTAGTACACTTATTAATTTTATCCACAATTGATCGTCAGATTTATTTAATGATAGAGCTCTTGAAAAGCTTTTAACAGCCTTTTCCACTTCATTCTCTATCTCATAAATTTGACCAAGATATTTAAGAGGGGACAACTCTAAAAAATCAATACTTGAATCTGCAACGAGATTTTCCTTTTGAAATAAGATTTCCTCAAATACTATTTTCGATTTATCATAACTTTTTAAATCAAAGAGGATTGCTCCCTTAAAAAATTTATAATCAACTAAATTAGGATATATCTCTATACAAGATTCCAATATCTCTAAAGCTTCTTTATCTCTCTTACAACTATGCAATGTTTCAGTCAAAAATAAGAGTGTTTTTTTTACCCAATCATAGTCGATGTTGGGTTTTAATGAATAGGCTTTTCGATAATACCTAATAGCTTGGTTAAGTTTATTGAGGTTTCTGTATTCATTTGCAATAAAAAAATAATCCATTGGTTCCTTATCTTTTTTTCCTAACAATAATGCGAGATTTCTCGAAGATTTATTTTTATCCTGCATTACTTCTGTCAAGTATCCAGTATGATAAATTTGCAAGTCTTTTACACCTGATACTTCCTGAGAATATCTATGTTTTAATACCTCGTGTATATTTCTGACGTAAAATATATCCGAATTATTTCTATATAAACGTTCATGGTAGTTCAAGGCGGTGTTATTCCCTTTCTCACCAATAAAACTAACTATTTGCAGGCCTATGATATTAAATATTGGAGGATTGATTTGTAACTCAGTTTTAAACTTTTCAAAAGACTTTCTGTCTAGATATTCATCAGCATCTAATGCCAAAATCCAATTCCCTATCGCCTTAGAAGCTGCATAGTTTCTTGCCGCTGAGAAATCGTTACTCCAAGTAAAGTCGTAAATTTTATTTGTATATATTGAAGCAATACTTTTTGTTTGATCAGAGGATCCCGTGTCCACCACGATAATTTCGTCAGCAATACCAACTATTGATTCAAGACATCTTCCAATTACTTTTTCTTCGTTTCTCACTATCATGCAAACTGATAATGTGGGTGTCATATATACACATCCTTATATAGGTTCATCAAAAAAATCGCACCGATTTAAAGTACGATTTTTTTGATGAACCTATCTCTTAATCGAGATAGGTTCACTATTTTATCGAAGTAGTTGAAGTACACCTTGTGGTTGTTGATTTGCCTGTGCCAACATTGCTTGAGCTGCTTGAGTAAGAATATTGTTTTTAGTAAACGACATCATCTCTTTTGCCATGTCGACATCACGAATACGTGATTCAGCGGCAGTCAAGTTTTCAGAAGAAGTACCTAGATTGTTGATTGTGTGTTCCAAACGATTTTGCATTGCTCCTAAGTTAGAACGTTCAGTCGCCACAGTCTTAATAGCTTTATCTAATACTGAGATTGCAGTATTAGCGGCGGATTGCGTACTTACCGAAATGCCTGTACCCGATTGGCTATTTCCACTACCTACAGATAGTGTTGCGGCATCCATCTTAGAAATATTCAACGTTACATTTTGGCCCATATTGGCACCAATCTGGAACGTTAACGCTGAGCCACCAGTGGCTGCATATGAGCCGTTCATCAATGTTTTGCCATTGAATTGAGTAGTTTCTGCAACTCTTGTGATTTCTTTTGCCAATTCATCTACTTCTTTTTGAATTGCTGCTCTGTCAGTTGAATCGTCGTTTGTATCGTTAGCAGATTGTACTGCTAGTTCTCTCATACGTTGGAGAATAGCATGTGTTTCATTTAATGCACCTTCAGCAGTTTGAATTAAGGAGATACCGTCTTGTGAGTTCTTTTGAGCCATATCCAAACCACGAATTTGACCACGCATCTTTTCAGAGATAGCCAAACCAGCAGCATCGTCTCCTGCGCGGTTGATCTTCAAACCTGAAGACAATTTCTCGAGGTTTTTAGAAGCGTTCGTGTTGTTCGCGCCGAGTTGACGGTGTGTGTTTAGTGCTGCGATGTTGTGATTGATAATCATTGTTGTTTCCTCCTTGAGTTGTGAGGGTTCACATCCTTGTGACCCGTTTGTTTTTTGTTTGCACGATCGGGATGCCGGCCGAACCATCCTTCTCTTGCTTACAGTATTAGTATCGGAGGGGGGCCATTATTGTTTAGTGTTTTTCGGGAAAGATTTTGGATATTTTTCTCTTTGTATAGAGAGGGGTTTATGCGGTTGCTTATCCGTGATATTGGCACGGTTACTTTCCCACGGCGGGGGACAGCCTGCTGCTCCATTCGCGTCCTTCCGCGAATTGGGCGGCAGCCTGGCACCCTGTGAATGGGAGAGTCAGAAAACAGCGGGATAGCCCCGCATATACGGTTCTATGGTTTTGGCATGAATGGGTCCCTCTGGGCGGAGTGCGTGGGTGGCGGTCCCATTCTACCCGGGTGGCTGTGCACGTCACAATTCGCGGAAGGACGCGAATGGTGTCGTGCAGCAGGCACCCTGGGGAGGCGCTGGCGTGGGGTGTGGTTGGTAGATGGAACTTTCTTTCTACCCGGGTATCTGTGCATGCCACAATTCGCGGTAGAACGCGAATGGATGTCACGCACAGGTACCCGGGTGGGTGATGGTGTTGTGCTAAGTGTGTTAGAAGATGCGGTATGAAAAAAAGAGCCGAGTGGGCTCTTTTTTATTTTTTCTTCAGTTGGTTGAAAAGGCTTAGGTCGATTTCGATTGCTTCGTTGTTGCTTTCGGAGATGGACTCGACCAGTTCGCCGCGCAGGATTTCTACGGATTTTGGGGCTTCGATGCCGATGCGGACGGTTTCGCCTTTGATTTCGATGATTTTGAGTTCGATGTTGTCGCCGATTTTGATGGATTCGTTCGGTTTGCGGGAGAGGACGAGCATGTCAGCGGGCCCCCTTTTGTGCCGGTGTGCCGATAGGTGTGCGCAGGCTGTAGTTGGTGTCGTTCAGGATCATCTGCTTGGCGGTGTGGTTCTGGATGTTGAAGATGAGCGGTGCCTGCAGGTTGATGGTCGATGATTCGAATGGGTCTTTCATGGACATGACGGACAGGATCATGAGGTCTTCCTGTGAGTCGATGCCGAGCAGTTCGATGGTCGGGTCGTCGATGGCGAATGAGTAGTCGCTGACGACGGTGTATGGGTTCGCGACGATGAGTGCGACGCCTGGTGTGTGGACGGACTGCATGACTTGGAAGCTGTCGTTGCCTTCGATCGGCAGGAGGACGAATGTTGTTTCGTCTTCGAGCCCGGGCAGTCCTTTCGGGAATGTCCATTGCGTGAGTGTGTCCAGGTCGAGTTCGCCGTGGAATTTGGTCTGGATGGTCATGCGGGTGTCTCCTTCGGTGTACGGATTATCCTTTCCAGTCGATCTGGATGGATGGGTACTGTTCCATGGTGCCGGTCACTTTGCCGGGTGTGTACGTGTGGATTGGTTTGTTGACTTGGGCATTGATGATCGGTTTCTGTGGTGTTGCGTTGATGGTCGTCGTGCCCGGCGTGATGCTCAACTGGATTTTGGAACGATCGCCGACGAAGCGGATGCCGAGCGGTGCAGTCGGCGGACTTCCGTTCTGCTTCGCGATGGCAGGAATGGCACCTCCGCCATTTTCGATCTCCATCATCTGCCGCCCTTCTTCCGCCCGGCGGCCGGTACCGTCGAGTCCGCCCTGCCGTCCTTGCTGTGCCCATTCTTGGGTGCGGCGGAAGACGCTTTTCATATCGATATCCGCCCGCACTTCGGTCGTGTCGATCGACAATCGTGATCGCGTAGTCGAGATTTCTAGTATTGCAGCAGGCTGCTGGATGTCCAGGATTGCTCTCGGCTGTTCGATCTGCTGGACCGGTTTGTCGATTTGCAGGCCGAGTCTGCCGGGGGTTGTCTGGATCTGCAGTTTTGGAATATCCATATGGACACCTTCTTTCCATGGCTATGAAAAATGCCAGGCACAAGAGTACCTGGCACGCTCGTGCGGCTTTGTTATCGGAGGAAGTCGACCAGCGATGGCTGGATGATGCGCGCGCCTGCTGATAGGGCCGCGCGGTTCACCGATTCTTGGGTGATCAGTTCGGTGATGACTTTTTCGATGTCGATGTCCTCGTTCTGGGACATCTGTTTCTTCGCGATGCCCGCTTGGGATTCAAGACGGTTGTTCATGAGCTCGGCGCGGTTCTGGCGCGCTCCGAGGTCGGCGCGTTCTGTCAAAACCGTGTCCATCATTGCATCGATTTCGCCGATCATGGCATCGGTGTCCGTTGAAGTATCCTTCAGCTTATCAAAGATACCGTCGATGTCTTTGAACATCTTAGCTGCTTTGGAATTAACATTCAGCTGGACGCCGTCGAATACGTCGATATTCACATCAGACGTAAATCCTTTTCCAATTTCAGCGTCTGTAGGGTATCTTTTCTTTCCATCGTTATCAAAATCACCGAAAAGTGCAGTCCCTGTCTTTGTTCCGCTGAAAAGATACTTATCTCCGACTTTCGTGTTGGCCGTGTCTTGTATTTGCTGACGCAGCTGGTCCAACTCGGCTCTGATCTTTTCACGATCGCCGTCTGTCATGGCACCAGTGTTCGCCATATTCGTGACAAGCTCTTTCGCACGATGCATTGCCGCGCCGACTTTGTCGAGTGCATCATCGGAGCTGTCGAGCCAGTTGTTCACTTCCCCCAGGTTGCGCTGATACTGTTCGACTTTGTCGACCTGTGTCCGATAGGCAAGCCCACGCATAGCAACAACCGGATCGTCGGATGGGCGTGAGACCTTTTTCTGGCTCGTGAGCTGTTCGTTCAGCTTGCCCATCTTATTGTAATTGGTCGTCAAGTTGCGGAGCATGTTATTGGAAAGCATGGATTGGGTTACACGCATTGCTAGTCCTCCTCATTATCTGCCGACGACGCCCATGCCGTTGATGATCTTATCGAGCGTTTCGTCGACGACGGTGATCATCCGGGCGGACGCGTTGTACGCCTGCTGGAACTTGATCATGTCGGTCATTTCTTCGTCGAGTGATACGGAGCTGATCGACGCTCGGCGGTTCTCGACGGATTTCAATAATGTCTCCGAGTTGAATTGCATTTTAGCGGCCTGTTCCCCGTCGACTCCGAGCTGGCCGATGATTCCTTGGAAGTAGGTTTGGATGGTTCCGCCGCCCAAATTTCCATTTTTATTGAACTGGATATTACCGAGTTTTTTTGCATTATCGCCATTTCCCTCTGCACCAGCTTCACCAGAAGCGGCTATAAGTGAAGGGTCTTTACTAATATCCCCATTTACCTTCATATCGCCTGCGCCGGTACCGGTAAAGAAGTCGTTTGTACTTTTTGTTGCCGCCCCTAGTGCATAGCCATCCTTATGGACATCATTAAAGGCTTTCATAAAGGCATTTGCCATTTTATCTAACGACTTGATCATCTGAGGGATAAGCGCTTTATCAGTACCATCTCCGAAGGTAGTGACAAGGGATTTTAGTGTCCCTTTGTCCGCCTGCATGTCACTGACTTTCAACGTGCCAACAGGAATACTTCCTACAGAAGCTATCGAAAAACTATCAATTTTATCTCCGTTAATGGCGTCTTCAGTTTTATTCGCACTAAGTTGCCCGGCATCCTTTCCGCTCAAGAGAGGAATTGACCCGTTTGCAGTCTTG comes from Sporosarcina trichiuri and encodes:
- the flgK gene encoding flagellar hook-associated protein FlgK, translating into MRSTFMGLETSKRGLQTQQSALYTTGHNIDNANTLGYTRQRVNMRATAGFPGVGLNAGTMPGFLGTGVEAGSIQRIRDSFVDQQYRGETNKLGYWDARSKSIGQIEDIMNEPSEYGLQKSLSQFWGSLQDLATHPENGGARKVVVERGIAVADSFNYMNKSLQELKTGTETEINITVSQVNSILSQIAGLNDQISSIEPNGYLPNDLYDARDVLIDQLAQILPIEMGKPIESGGNAVKGIAEGAVVINIKTANGSIPLLSGKDAGQLSANKTEDAINGDKIDSFSIASVGSIPVGTLKVSDMQADKGTLKSLVTTFGDGTDKALIPQMIKSLDKMANAFMKAFNDVHKDGYALGAATKSTNDFFTGTGAGDMKVNGDISKDPSLIAASGEAGAEGNGDNAKKLGNIQFNKNGNLGGGTIQTYFQGIIGQLGVDGEQAAKMQFNSETLLKSVENRRASISSVSLDEEMTDMIKFQQAYNASARMITVVDETLDKIINGMGVVGR